The sequence TTATACAGCCCTGTTCTTGGCAGATCTGTTTGGTTGTGATTGGTGATGAGACTGTGATGAAAAAGCAGGTTAAAACCCTGCGGCATCCAGGTCTGTGATCACAAGGCAGGCAGTACCCCCTGCATACTGGGCCCCGCTGGGCTACACAGCAGTCACCACCTAGCAGCCCTACGGGAAATGTTGATTTGTGTTGTGAATGCCCAAGCTAAAGAAATGGAATGATACAAGCTCTAAGGCATCTTCTTTGCCCTTCAGGTTTAATTCTTAATGAAGAGGAATGGAAGAGCAGAGGATCACTCAACATTCATGCATAAGAAGATCATGTCAACTACCTTCTTTAGACCTATCCTTAAACAACATAAAACtcatgaacattttattttttgttcttaatTGACCTCCCTCAACAGgtatcccttctccccttctCACCTGACTCTTGCTCACTGAGTTGTTACCTGAAGGTTGGACCTTTGATCATTCATCTTTCTTCAGAAGTAATGTTTTGAATGAATGACTCCGCCCCTTGAATTTAGATTGTGATCTGCTTGTAGAATGTGGTGTTTaacatattgttgttgttaatgaTTGCTGTGTAGAAAGAGtttttctataattattttactatattcattgggaTCAAGAAAACTGAGTGGGGGAAATAATTTAGTATTTCTATCATTTATGTATGAatcatacttttattttctgagtAAATACTGCACATAGTGATAGGCTCCATTGAATATTTGGTGATATTgcttttttctacttctttttacTCTCCAAAAATAGGTGTGTGTTCCTTTTTGTTCACTTGTGAGTTATTTCAGTGCTTACCTGGGAGTTATTTCAAATACCTTCACTCCATTTCTCACTGATGACCTATTGATGACCAGAGAGTTTTGACCCAAAGGAGGCAAAGATGCTTCAGTTTAGACATTTGCTGGCTGTAGAATGTGCCAGCCAAAAGTGACCTCACACAGCTCCCAGATGACTCagcaaaacagataaaaatcagCAGGAAGACTGAATGGATCTCCGTTGAAACCTGCAGGAATTCTAGATTCAACGAACTATAAGTACAGTTCCCAATTACATGGAAAACTGAAAGGAATTTATTCTTCTGTGCTTTTCTGACTGTTCCGTGTGTCCTTTCCTCTCAAATGTTGTCATAGTCACATCAACAAttcaaaaatctaaaatcaaCATGAATTTTCTACATGATAAGTACTGAGGATGCAGCTGGAAATGGTAATTCCAATCTCTACTCCATGTTACAAGTGGAAATAGATCTTCATCATATTACTAATTCGTGGATTCCCTGGCTTTTGTGACCTCTGAACAAGAAAATCCCTTGGCTTTCCTGTGGAATCAGGAATGTAACAGGAAATCTGTTAGGTCAGGTTTTTAACTCTCTCTGTTATGCATGTGACTtcccagagaaacagaagcagacaGATTTCCTGTTTATAGTGCAGCACTCCAGACCAGTCATTtcaagaggaaagaagggaaagttAGATGTGACAGCACATTACAGTGGCATCTGGTTGCTTTCTGTTGTCTGTAAAATTCCTGGGAAAGGATTTACCTTTTGACTAATCTGTGTAAACATCTAACCATCTGTTTATTTTCAAACTCGGCATGGAGAGAGCGTCTGTGTTCAGGAGACTGTGGTCAGAAGGGGTGAAGTTGTGCTCAACCATGCATTTatctattcagcaaatatttgcaaaaaccTCTTCTGGGAGTTAAACACCGTGGCCTGGAAATTATTtaaatcagaatattttaaatgaaaaatttcttcAATTGCGCTCTCAATCTGGAATTGTAGATGTGAATACATTGCTATATTGCAGTGTAACACAGTGGAGGGAGTTATTAAGTTCTCCTCCTTTGAGACAGGATAGAGAAATCAGCATGGGACTGATAGTTCTTGAAAAATGATGAGGAATCTATTGGATGGGAAAAAGGGTGAGATGGGaaagcaaaaaaatataaaatgcttatttCTCTTTCTATAGAACTTTCAGAAGTTTGAGAAGCAGGCAGCTATTAAAATAGCTAAAACATTTGCAAACATAATAAGGTTATTTGAATATTAAATAGCCAATTACATTGatacaattatataaaatttagaaataattagGGTCTTAAAGATCATCCAGATAAgacactcttttatttttttaatatttatttatttatttggctgcactgaatctTAGTTGTAGTATgttgaatctagttccctgaccaggaatcaaactctggccctctgccttgggagcatggagtcttagccactggaccacaggaaagTACCAGATGtccttttaaagatgaaataactGGACCATGCAATGGTAAATGATTTACACAAGGTCACCCAGCCGTGGGGCTGTAGAACCAGGATCCTAGCCCATAATTTCAGATGTTGAAGCATCTTATCTATTCAGTTTCCCTTTATTAGTGGAATGTATGAAGAGTATAACATATTTGACTCTATTCACTTTTCTTTAACAACTAATCATTTAGGAACATGATAAATAGaaaaggtctttttttaaaatttttttttagaaaagttctTATATACAGTCATTATTTGGAGTATTCttatacagaaacaaacaaaaaccccaaagaaCCTGTATGATGAATATAGGAATTCATATTTATGTGTTAGGTAAGAAGAGACATAGTAATATTTCATGTATGAGTAATGCTTTACactttacaaagcattttcatatGCACACTATTTTGTCCTCCCATATCAAATGTGTGGGGTGCCATTATTGCCCCCATGATACTCATTGGGGAATTGCAAATCAGACTTTTTGACAGAATGCCACACAGGTTCAAAGTAGCAAAGTCAGGGTTCAAATCCATATTTTTCCACTACAGTTGCAGGACCCTTGCTATTAAACTCCCATTGTGTCTCTAACACTTGAAACATTCAGTAAATACCTGCACCTTCCCATATCAGTCAGGTATTTAGTTAACAGGCTCTGTGACCTAGCAAGTTTCTGGAAGCTTTCATGGACACTAAGCAGCttagaatgtgatcttattttcaACAATGTACAATCTGGTTGAGGAAGATGGTACTTGAATAAAATGAGGCATAATACGAGATAGGTTTtaacaaaaaatcaaaatttgtACCAGCTTCAAGTTTAGTTTAAGCTACAGGagcttctcttgtagctcagctggtaaagaatccacctacaaagtgggagacctgggttcgattcctgggttgggaagttccccgggagaagggaaaggctacccactccagtattctggcctggagaattccatggattgtataatccatgggtcggacaaagagttggacatgactgagagactttcactttaagtTTAGTAAGTATTCTTCAGATGCCAAGTTACAACAGGGGAATACAAGCCCGCTGATGATTTATTTTGTAAATCTTAAAGTTGAACTCTTACCTTCAACATATTTTGCATTAGTTACTTGTGTAATGTAATTTATAAGCATTAATAATCTGAGAAAAAtgtaattatagaaaaatattggTACTCTAATGCTAGATTGTGAAAAAATTCATGTTCATCTTGAATTTTAGCTATAAAGTGGTATTATTTGATCTTCTTCATGGGTATGAAACTTTAGACTTGTCACAGATTCAGTTTTCAAAACCCTTTAACTGCAGACATCCATTCTTTGGTGGAGTTGAAATATTCACCTTGCACTACTAGACCTATTAGAACTGTTGCACAGGTCAGTTACTATGGGCAGGattttatacttcaataatagTGCCAGAATTTCAATCCAGTAACTGGGATTTGAGCACACTGCATTccactaatctattttttttaaacagtaaaatatGAGAAATGTTATTTCAAAATGTAGTCCtgtactacttttttttttttttgagtaatttGAACTTACTTTCTAAATTCTGCTGGAAGGTGATTTATATTCTGTGAGGTTTagcattattttaatttgttttccctGTTGATCTACATTTAGCTATTTTTAAACCTTCACTTTTCCATATGTCATGGATAACAGCCAATTATGTCGCTCCCAGTGAAAATAACAAAGAGGTAAACACTGGCTTCCTGCTTACGAAGGACCTGATTACATCTGAGTTGATTTTATGGTAGTATTTTCACTACGTGCTGCTATTTAGTGTCACATTGGGGACATTTGGTACTCCTGATTTTTTTGTGACATTTTACTCCATTTTAATTGACAAACATGGGAGAGACTACATTAAACGTCTAACTTTGGAAGACTTTTTGGCACAGTGATTCTGAAGTTGGCCACACACTGGAATTTCCTGGGGTGTTTTCAGAAAAATACTGATGGCTGGGTTTCACCCATCACCCAGATCTTATGACTTAATGGGTCTGTGATGCTGTCTTGTGTTAAAACTTCTAGATGTTTAAAAACTTCTagatgattctaatgtgcagccataCTTAGTGAGGTACCACCTGGTTTAGAAGAAGTCATCCTAAAAGCTGAGCAGCAATGTCTTTTTAAGAAATCACCAGGTATATCTCTAGTCAAGAATTAGAAATATTGTGGTCAACATGAAGCTAAGACTCCCAATAGTAAAATCCACGTACTATGTTACTTCTAGGTAGTGATATGCTAGTAAGAGTTTAAAGCTGTCTCAAGAAACAAAGCTCTCATTGATTGTGTTTTGCCTCTTTCCATGATGTAAATAAATATTCCCAtcatggctgatttcaagctactaGTGGTTTAACAACCAGCTTGCCAAATTCTTGAAAATCTATCAGCTCTTGTGAAACAATTTGAGCCAGCTCCAGCACACCACTGCTGCTAAAAGAATGACTTCCAGAAAAATTGATACCAGATAAGTTATTTACCCTTTGAggattaaatgtatttatttaggtTTTGTTTAGCTCAGAGTAGATAATCATCAACTGACGTTTTAAAAAGTTTGCTTAGGTTAGCAGTTATATAGCAATGTTTGTTggattttctttgaatttaccTCAGTAGGATTTTtgattgtttttacttttgtgtaAATAATATTCTTAATAAAGTTAGTCACTTGGTATAGTAATCAATGTCAACAGCTCTGAGATCCTGTGAAGTTCTCATCTATGTGAACCTCATGTGCATTACTaggtaaataataataacaaagacCCTTCTTTAATGCTTTTCTTGTGCCATGCACTGTTGTAAGCACTTTATGTATTAACTTATTTCTTATTTACAACTCCTTGAGGTATATTctattattaaccccattttcACAGGTAAAGATACTGCAGATctgagaggtgaagtaacttgcccaatgaCACACAGCTAGAAAGGAGCAAATTGGAATTTGAACTAGGCAGTTTGACTGCTCTTAATCAGCttacataaaaaaattaagaatcaaaataattttctgaaactatttttgaatctaattttttcccctcctctcttctgGTTGTTTGAAGACCTTTTTTCAAATCTAACAATATGTAGTACCTGCTGAAATAATTACTTCATCTTCCTCATTATCAGTGTAATTCCACTTTTCCTGTCATGAGAGCAAAAGTTCCTGTGATTTTTGTATAATAATACAATTATATTTATTGAGGAATACATTTTATGGTGAGTCATATTACCACAGACATCTAAAAATAACACCATAGTTTTTAAAGTCTCTTTTTTATGGGTTTATCTGGCTGGAGCCagaatataaaaattgaaaaaaaaaaaaccctcggTTATGATGTCTCCCAGACATGTGTTGACTGAATGCCCAGAGGCAGAGAAGAATCAAGtgtagctttaaaaattatttggaaagttATTTGGAAATAACTTCAAAGTTGTATAAAATTTCAAGAATCAGATTACTTCAAAGACAACACATAAAGCTCTTACTGAGATTCATCTATTGTTCAGTTTTACTCCATTTGCTTTACCTATGgctttttctctgtatctctaGGTAATGTGTATCACACACATAATCAcacccaaaatatttttttctaaaaattttgagAGTAAATCATATGCATTATGGTTTACTATTCCAAAATAGTTCACTGCATAGAGGGAGATTCTCTTGCATAATCACAGTAAACTTCTATTTGTATCTAATTTACCCCTTATATTCCAATTTACTAACTAACCTAATACTGCTGTTTGGAATATTTATTTTGCCTCTAGTACAGGATCCAGTCTGGGATAAATTACTGCATTTAGTTGTCAGGTATTTTTAGTTTAATGTAATCTAAAACATTTCAACAGAGCTTTTCTTTGTCTCATGGGAcactgacatttttgaagaattcCATCAACACCTCCTCCTCTTTTATAACAGAACATTCTTCATTTGGAATTTGTCTGCTGTTATCCTCATGGTTAGATCCAGATAAGgatttcaggccagaatactgcataAGCCACGTTGCTTCCTTCTCAGGATATCACATTTGAAGGCATATGATTTTCATTTACCCTTATTGATGAGGGTTATTTTGATGAAAAAAGACGTGGTCCAGGTCTTCTACTGCATGgttattgtttttttcccttgtaacTAATAAGCAATCTGTGTGGAGATATTTTAAGACCAAATGAATATCCTACTCCTAATCAAATCTTTGCTCTAGattttgccaccagggaagtcctctagaTTTTACATCCGTTGACAATTGTTATCTGAGCCAACTTTGACTGAAATGGTTGGAAAAATGTGTTTTTCCAATCCCAGCATTTTTTCCACATTTACCAGTCAGTCTATGACATTCTACTGTAAGGATGAcactttcttctcctctctctcatcctctttttctttctttttcagtgtaTTCATggattcttctctttctcccaacgttttattaatttataatttttcaacTTGTCCCCATTTTGGTCAGTTGAGAGTACCCTCAAGCTGACGCTGATATTTTGGTGACACATCtctattatttttttgaaaacatCCTTAATTTCTGgcataaaaagatattttacacTTATGTTGTACCTACTCTGCTCTCACATAGCCATTTCTCTAAGGAACCATCATTCCTTCTAGTGGGGAATATATTAGACACCAAGATCTGAGTGCTGGGTATACTCATTCCCACAGAGTTGTCTTTGCTTCTAAGTTCTTTAGGtagaaaaatctaagaaaaatatGCATGTGCATACATACCCATTGATATGATTTTACATTTATTCCAATCCATTTGTACCTGGTTCTCGCTTGTCTCTCTTCTGTCATATTTGCTTGTTCCTTCTTCCAGAAGGAATATTCTAGCTGCTAACAACATCAACACATCTTCTCATTTGCTCAATCATGTAATATATCTGAAATAGTTTTATTACTTGGGCAGAATGTTACCCTATTCTTACCTGCCAAAAATAAGTTGGACTCAGTAATTTCATGCCTAGTTAATATTCAAAAGAAAAGGAACTCATATTTCCACAAACAGCCTTATacaagaatgtttatagcagctttattcatagaaGCCAAAACCTGGAAATAGCTTATTGTCTTAAGAGACGAACGGATAACTAAGCTGTGATATAtttatacaacggaatattactccaTGATAAGAGGGAACAAATTATTGCTGCATGCAACaatatgaatgaatttttaaatcattatgctGACTCtaaaaaagcaaatagaaaagaacacataatgcatgattccatttatgtgaagttTGAttacaggcaaaactaatctatggtgaTAGAGACTAAATCACTACTTGCTTCTGTTGGCGCTGGGACAGGACAGGACATTGACTGGGAAGAAGTATGAGAAAGCATTCTGGGATTAGGGAAATGTGCTATATCTCAATCAGGATGTGAATTATATGAGTGCACGCATTCGTCACAATGGTTTGAACTCTATCTTTAATATCTGTTCATTCCACTGTCTGTAAATTAGCCACCTTGTCTACGACCACACCACCCTGAACATGCCTGATCTTGTCTGTAAATTAATGCTTAATTTTCAAATTGGTTGGAGTAGTAGCTGCTATTTTTAGCTGAAGCTAGAACTCCTCATTTTAAAACAGATTCTTCTAGTTTGCCTCACTTCTGATCCTCTAACCCCCATCACTCTCCTGGTTTTGAATGCATTTGAACTTGCTACTCTGATCAATTTACTTACTTCCTTTTACTATCATTGCAAATATTTAAGATATAACATAAGTTAGAAAGTCACAGATAATCAAATAACATTATCCGTTCTTTAGGTCTGGCCAATATACATACTTTAATCTTTAATACAGTAAAGACATGCATACAAACTGAAAGTGTTTAAATAATACTGAAACTTAGATTAGTCCTCAGTGTAAGACTTTGCTTATCTGATCtattaagagcaaaaacaaactGCAGTGTAGGCAGGTCTTGTCAATGGAAACAGCTGATTTCTGATATCAGATGATCAAATATCACTTCAGTAAggaaacttttctcaaaccttctCATAAATTCTGGTGCAGACCACATCCTTCATCTTACATtccttaataaaaaagaaagagattaatTGAATATCTAAACCTCAAACTAAGGTACAGCAAATTTGTATTAATAACAGATGTTATAAGAAATCTCATAAGATTAAACTCAGAAATCAAATATCAATATGTCAGTTGATATCTGGGAGTTCAGAATCATGGCTGTTGAAATAGGGGAAACAGTTTTAACATTGATCTAAGTTACAACAgagttatattttttaagtggCAAGTTTTTATGCATTATTTGCACAGATTGAAAGCTATTAAAACAGTGGTTTTCAGGACAATCTGCACATTTGCATCATCAggggaatatttaaaaataccaatgGCTCCTCCTTCCTTAAGAAATTTGCTTTCAATTGATCTGTATTGGGGCTCTCATATTGGTATTTACTCTCTATGTAGATCTGCTGTGGAGCTAGGGATCAGACCCTCTGTACTAAAGGAAAAAACATTCAAAGTACCACATGAATCTATAGTCAATGTATGTCTTGATTAGTGAGAATAGCAcctcagacaaaaaaaaattgttagagaTCATCTCATATAACCTTTGTCATCATTTTTATCTGCCAACTACAAAAGGTCTCCAATGAGCTCAGTTTATATTGATGACATGTTTTAGTCCAAGTTACTATGGATTCTTGAAAACAATATGCTTAGATATCTACAAATATACTGCAACTGATCGTTTTGCAATGTGCTTTGCTTGTAAGACTTAGACttgcttttgcttttctctttgtgAGTCTAACATAACTTGTccatacactaaaaaaaaaaaaaccatcatttTTAGATGTTTCTAAAATAGCAGATAGGTTTTGTCACTTCTAAATTCTTGAATCTGAACCTGAAGTACCTGTAGATGACTCTATAGTTTGAATATCAAACATTAACTCTGCCTTTATTCTTAACCATTTTTTCCATTTGTAGTCCAAAGAAGAAACACAGTTTTGAAAATAACATAACCATTTTCTCTatttaaatagcattatttcCATAGTTTAAAATTACTCACCACCACCATTTTCCCATCCACCAACTTTCTCTTTATTGTtgtctctttgccatcccatTTCTGTACTTGATTCAGTGAGCCTCTTGTCAAGGTTACAGTGCTCTGCAAAGACACATTCATATAATTGAATTTCTAGGACTTTGATTAAAGAAGCAGTTCATTCAGTATTGAATTATTTTCATAACAGATGTTTCATGaggcacatttatttttcaacagAATACAGTGGGCTACCCTTTTGAACACTAGTGGGAGTAATCTGTCTCAAAGCAGTAGATGGAACTAACTTTGAAGAGAAACAATAAAGTTTACCTTTGTTTTTCTATTGTCAGCTGTGGTTTCTTCAAATTCCTGGCCTAGCTTGAAGGAGATCTCTGTATTTTTAAAGGGACTTTCAGTTCTTATAGTTATAATATCCCCTTTCTTGCTGATGATCACTCTGGGTTTGGCTAAATTTCCCAGTTTTCTGGTGGCTAATCCCACACCTGAAAATCAAGATAGTGTTAGAATTTTGTTGACCAAGAGAGCATCTACTTAAAGGGATTATATGGGTGATTATAATTCTATACTCAGCTGTGCTTCATGTGTGAGGTGGCAGATAATATCACTTACTACTAAGGACCTCCTCC is a genomic window of Cervus elaphus chromosome 21, mCerEla1.1, whole genome shotgun sequence containing:
- the LOC122679318 gene encoding myelin P2 protein gives rise to the protein MSNKFLGTWKLVSSENFDEYMKALGVGLATRKLGNLAKPRVIISKKGDIITIRTESPFKNTEISFKLGQEFEETTADNRKTKSTVTLTRGSLNQVQKWDGKETTIKRKLVDGKMVVECKMKDVVCTRIYEKV